GCGAGTGTGGTGGCGATGACCGAACCCGCGGTGCGCGGCGCCTGCTCGGCCACGAGCCCCTGCGGGCGCAGCGCGGCACGCAGGGAGGAGACCGCGAACCAGAGCAGGTACAGGGCGCCGCCCCAGCGCAGCACCTCGAGCAGCCACGGCACGGCCTGCACGAGCGCGCCCACCCCGGCGGTGCCGGCCAGGATCAGCACGGCGTCCGAGGCCATGCACACCAGCACGACGGCGCCCACATGCTCCCGGCGCACGCCCTGGCGGAGCACGAAGGCGTTCTGCGCGCCGATGGCGACGATGAGCGCGAGTCCGGTGAGCAGGCCGGTGCCGGCGAGGGTCCACATGGATCAGGACGCTAGAGCCCGGCCGGGCCTGAGCCAAACGAAGAGAACTGCAGACGCCTAAGCTCTGCTTCATGAACCTGGATCAGCTGCAGGCGCTGCGCGCGATCGCGGACGAGGGCTCGTTCGAGGCGGCCGCGTACGAGCTCGGCGTCAGCGCCTCCGCGGTCAGCCAGCGCATCCGCGCCCTGGAGCGCGAGGTGGGCCAGGTGCTGCTCCGGCGCGGCACACCCTGCGAACCGACCGAGGCCGGCGTCGGCCTGGTGCGCGTGGCCCGGCACATGCGGGTGCTCGAACAGGAGGCGTGGGCCGGGCTGGGCCGCATGGCGGCCGGGCGCAGCGTCACCTCCCTGGCCGTGCCCGCCGACGTGCTGGGCACGTGGTTCGGGC
This sequence is a window from Micrococcus porci. Protein-coding genes within it:
- the lysE gene encoding L-lysine exporter is translated as MWTLAGTGLLTGLALIVAIGAQNAFVLRQGVRREHVGAVVLVCMASDAVLILAGTAGVGALVQAVPWLLEVLRWGGALYLLWFAVSSLRAALRPQGLVAEQAPRTAGSVIATTLALTWLNPHVYLDTVVLLGSLANQHGPDARWVFAAGAVAASILWFTALGYGARLLARVLADPKAWRVVDLVIAVVMAVLAVRLIAGSGVWG